One genomic segment of Oncorhynchus mykiss isolate Arlee unplaced genomic scaffold, USDA_OmykA_1.1 un_scaffold_432, whole genome shotgun sequence includes these proteins:
- the LOC118956948 gene encoding histone H2A translates to MSGRGKTGGKARAKAKTRSSRAGLQFPVGRVHRLLRKGNYAERVGAGAPVYLAAVLEYLTAEILELAGNAARDNKKTRIIPRHLQLAVRNDEELNKLLGGVTIAQGGVLPNIQAVLLPKKTEKAVKAK, encoded by the coding sequence ATGAGCGGAAGAGGCAAAACCGGAGGCAAGGCCAGGGCGAAGGCAAAGACACGTTCATCCCGTGCCGGGCTCCAGTTCCCCGTGGGCCGTGTGCACAGGCTGCTGCGTAAAGGCAACTACGCCGAGCGTGTGGGCGCTGGCGCACCAGTGTACCTGGCCGCAGTGCTCGAGTACCTGACTGCTGAGATCCTGGAGTTGGCCGGAAACGCTGCCCGTGACAACAAGAAGACTCGTATCATCCCCCGTCACCTGCAGCTGGCAGTCCGTAACGACGAGGAGCTGAACAAACTGCTTGGCGGCGTGACCATCGCGCAGGGTGGTGTTCTGCCCAACATCCAGGCAGTGCTGCTCCCCAAGAAGACTGAGAAGGCCGTCAAAGCCAAGTAA
- the LOC118956943 gene encoding histone H1-like, whose protein sequence is MAEVAPAPAAAAPAKAPKKKAAAKPKKAGPSVGELIVKAVSASKERSGVSLAALKKSLAAGGYDVEKNNSRVKIAVKSLVTKAQQEGRRGKEARQESRSPKAKKVAAKKPAAAKKPKKVAAKKAVAAKKSPKKAKKPATPKKAAKSPKKVKKPAAAAKKAAKSPKKATKAAKPKAAKPKAAKAKKAAPKKK, encoded by the exons ATGGCAGAAGTCGCACCAGCACCCGCCGCCGCCGCGCCGGCCAAGGCACCCAAGAAGAAGGCAGCAGCCAAGCCCAAGAAAGCGGGACCCAGCGTAGGCGAGCTCATCGTCAAGGCGGTGTCCGCCTCCAAGGAGAGGAGCGGCGTGTCCCTGGCCGCGCTCAAGAAGTCTCTGGCGGCAGGCGGCTACGACGTGGAGAAGAACAACTCCCGTGTCAAGATCGCCGTCAAGAGCCTCGTCACCAAGG CTCAACAAGAAGGCCGTCGAGGCAAAGAAGCCCGCCAAGAAAGCCGCAGCCCCAAAGCTAAGAAGGTGGCCGCCAAGAAGCCCGCCGCCGCCAAGAAGCCCAAGAAGGTAGCAGCCAAGAAGGCCGTGGCCGCAAAGAAGTCCCCCAAGAAGGCCAAGAAGCCCGCTACACCCAAAAAGGCCGCCAAGAGCCCAAAGAAGGTGAAGAAGCCCGCCGCAGCGGCCAAGAAAGCGGCCAAGAGCCCCAAGAAGGCTACCAAGGCAGCGAAGCCCAAAGCCGCCAAGCCCAAGGCGGCCAAGGCCAAGAAGGCAGCCCCCAAGAAGAAGTAA
- the LOC118956944 gene encoding histone H4-like, whose translation MSGRGKGGKGLGKGGAKRHRKVLRDNIQGITKPAIRRLARRGGVKRISGLIYEETRGVLKVFLENVIRDAVTYTEHAKRKTVTAMDVVYALKRQGRTLTGFGG comes from the coding sequence ATGTCTGGAAGAGGTAAAGGCGGCAAGGGACTCGGAAAAGGAGGCGCTAAGCGTCACCGTAAGGTTCTCCGCGATAACATCCAGGGAATCACCAAGCCCGCCATTCGCCGTCTGGCTCGCCGTGGCGGCGTGAAGCGTATCTCCGGGCTGATCTACGAGGAGACCCGCGGTGTCCTGAAGGTGTTCCTTGAGAACGTGATCCGTGACGCCGTCACCTACACCGAGCACGCCAAGAGGAAGACCGTTACGGCCATGGACGTGGTCTACGCTCTGAAACGCCAGGGACGCACCCTGACGGGTTTCGGCGGTTAA